In the genome of Carya illinoinensis cultivar Pawnee chromosome 13, C.illinoinensisPawnee_v1, whole genome shotgun sequence, the window GCCAACtgttaatgtgtgttttgtAACCTCCAACTGCGATGGCATCCCTGTAGCCTACAAAGGAGGAAGATGCGATGGTTGAGTGTGTCCGTGACACCTTCAATGCCAAAGTCAAAATATGTTTTTCTACAGAAAATCTAAAGATGAGATATTAGGGACTATAGAGAGCGATCAACCTTCTTCTCTTGCTAGCTTTTTGCTATTTATACAAAGTCCCATGAGGAATCCGAGGCCTTGCCTTTGCTGTAATGACCATCCTCTATTTTGTAAGACAGTGTCGCATTTAATGTGGCCGTTTAGTCAACAACCAGCCATTTGATGTTGCATTTAAGGTGGCCAATCCTACAAGGATAGGATCCCAACCAATCTTTTTCTCATTAATGCATTGGGTTTGAAGAAGGCTTGCCTGTCTCTCCACTAATCATAATAACCAAATAGCTGACTACAATGCCCCAATACACAAACGTGGCTTCAAATCATAACTCTGTAATCCTTCATCAGTCGAACCAAGAAAATggattattttgagaattttgctacgtacaagcaaagtcgcgtactaatttgcgtataaatactgattcttttatattcaaaatttaaattaatattgttttcaataaaatctactttttgattaatcacattagattaatgcatatattaatacataattgtgtttgtaactagatttttccttattttgatGGTCCAGCTTCTTGGTTCAAGTAAAGAATATGAGCCTAACTAATTATTACTATGTGGGTTGGCCTTGATGTGCCTTATACATCTATGGTCCAATGGCTATCCTTTCTCCAAAAAGGAGGTCACCAATTGCTTTCTAGCATGTAAGAGTTGTAGTCGACATTGTGATTCGAGAAACACTCGTGGCTTTTGTTCATTAGGGGAGTCACGAGCTCCAtttcaatctttcttttttctagcGGCAATTGGGTTGGCATAAGACTATACTATAGGTCCATTCATGCAATGGACTGAGCCTACCTGGTCAAAAAGGGAAACAAAATTTAGTTACATGGATACGTCGGAATTTAGTCgagatattataaatattaaaatgcaaatttgttttaattataataaaatttataaaaataaattcataaattaatctgttttaaataatatgttaagttattcatatatttttattaaaaacatatatataacgtatcatataaaattatatcagtttatagatttatatttataaaaacatttttatacTTGTAGCACTTCTTTTAAAAGATACAAGAGTATTGTAAACTCGttaatagtttgaaaaaatattgttaaaaaataaaataagattagttaaataatatgtaaaaaattaaattatctaatatatgatttattgtaaaagtaacaaatcaatataaaaaaaatagattttgatGAGATATTATAAATAGCAATATACGTAAATTATTGAGGGTGctttagatatatattttaaattgagagtatttttataaaacgatatatatttttataaattattttacaaatatactcataatttaaaataaaattttataaagaattaTAAATTATGATTATGGGAATAACTTTTAGTCGGTTGAACCGATCTCCACCAAATAATGCCATCCAATGGAGGTGTGTCACTTGGACACCACATACTAGCAACTGTGACAGCAAGTAGAGGGATAAAAATTTTTCACTCTCCCGTCTAGCCCtacccctccctccctccccctctTTCTCTCCCAGGAAGTATACATTTGAAATGAATGCCGTTGGTAATTGATTAGTTTGCCTTTTTTATACTGTGAGGATTTTTAGGGTATTTTAATTTGTTGTCATTGAAGATCTggactttgtttttattttttattttttactttttcttggttattttttgttgggtttCTCTATTactatattcaaattttttttaaattttgattttgactCAAATCGTTAAGATTTGTGCAAATCActattcttatttttcttcctaAGTGATGGAATCTTTATCTAATCCCTTGCTTGTTCACCCATTTCTGGTGAAAAAAGATGGTGTAAAGGCAACAAATTCAATATTGAATGGTAGGCTTTATGATAATTTACACAGAAGGAAAACCAAGCTAGTGTACACCGAACGACACTGAATCCCTGTGAATCTCTCGctgttgcttcttcttcttctctccacTGTGTTTTCTAGAAAGGATGTAAAGCTCAGCCACTGCTacttctcactctctctctctctctctctctctctctctctctctctctctctctctctctctctctctctctctcttcttttctttaattaaagTTGAATTGGCTTCGTAGTCCCCAGTTTGAAGAGATCTGTTGGTTTGGAGTTCTGCTACCCAGCCTCCTACTATTCCCCAACATCCGCACTCCATCCTACGTgtcatttactttttattaaataaagtgTACGTTTTGTATCTTCTGCCATAAATCCAAATTCAATTTCCCTCCTACCCCCCAGCGTTCATCTCCCCTCCCCTTGTTCCCTTACATCCCCCCCTTCCCTCCTCCCACATTCTTGTTGCCGACACCATCATCCTCCGTCTTCTAGTTCTGCCCGTCGTGTGGCTTTGCTGCCTCCACCAACAAAGGTAAATCTAAGAACTAATAAATCACATGACATAGTTTCAGAGATAAATTGGCACTTCAATAATACAATGAGTCGGAAAAGTTTTCCGGTGAAACTTCACAACAAGATAGATAAATTAAGGGGAAATGAAAATCAAACAGACCCATCAGACCAACCCAATCAATATTAGAGAAAACCTCTCATCACGACAAAGCTTAAATCACGAAACCACCCACAATTTCTCAAAGCCAAAATgataaacagaaaaataaaaaaggaaaaagaaaatcagaaaTTTGGGAATGCGTCTCAAGCTTTCAACTTTGTACAAATGTCTAATCAACGAATAGATCTGGGTCTCTCTGCGATGTCTAGAGTTTGGAGAATCTCAACCCACTGTTTGGAGTTTGAGAGCGAGAGAGATGGTTGGGGTTAGCAATCCTTACAAGAGAGGGCTCAGTGAGAGAGGCAGAGAGAGAGGCCGTTGAAGGGAGGAATCCATGAGAGAGATTGAGACTGAAGGGGGTTGAGAGACGTCAATCTGAGGGAGCTCAAGGGAGTGAGAGGCGTCAGTACGAGGGAAGCTCGGGGAGAGCGAGGGGAGAAGAACCGTGACGTAGCCAATAAACCAGGTTCCCTACGTGAGGAGTGTGGTGTGCGACCTGCAGACCGGAGGTTGAGTAGAATATTTCGAGGGGTGACGGGCTGAAGGGGTGATACGGTTTGGAGGGGTGCTGTAGTGTGGGTAGAGTGGTGAGTGGGTTTGTGTTTGCAAAAGAAAATTCATAGATTTCTCTAGTTTTGACTTTAATACTTTGTGATGTAGCACAAGTGACTTCTATGTGGATTGTTGATGTGTCTATCTTTTATTTGTTACCGTTAAATGCATAAGAACAGAACTTTCAATCAAAAAGGGACcgtatgattatatatatgtcatctgttggaaatttggatctcccaaattcacctttataggatctaccatttgcaggaataacaagaaaaatagagaaataataacaacacaaaaaatttacgtgaaaactccaaaataagagaaaaaccacTAGACctatagaagaaaattcactatgtgaaaaattgttacaatcacacaatttttctcctcactccaaacacacccacaaatctaccccactagtaaaactttaactttacctCTTCTCTTTTTACAAAAGGgccaacagaggaatttaactaaattcaaaagttactaaataagctttcaactgatgcacttaaactaagaggccaaacctcttatttataacttggCCTAATGCTTCTTTGTTTACATCCCACCAGTGTGGGACTAAAAAGGAACAATTAGTTAACAATATCCACATTGCGATTTTAACTGGTCCCACAACTAAGCTCTACCTCAATGAAGATTTTCATACCTTCCGGTACCAtacttcaccataaaagcatacccactcaggataaaccaattccaagcatttcatttcggcccatgtcgaaaaagaactttgttgaaaattatgaTGTAACTTTCATGTTTGGCTTTCCTGGAAGTttatcagccatcgacatgaatttccactaCACAACCTGCATCAATTCCAAACCAATgtctgtgtgcaaacttgtggatccgctaacattaacacattctccatcatgacaactttgggaattagcagCATGCCAtaaggatgtacatgtctctttttaaagattaaaatcttccatggagagagacacaacatcaacatcatttccagtatctccatttactgacttgaaGCCGCTTGCCCAGATTGTTCACACTCCCAGCAGATTACTTGgataatttttcttgacgtgcccagattgtTTACACTCCCAGCATATTACTTTCTTCTttatggagttcttcatcttcctattTCCAGCTACTACCATTACTAAGTTCTTAAATGGAACATTACTTCAACTACTTAGTTTTCTCTCctcagaaaagattttactggtaacctctgaaaaattattttctcattctcatgtatcaaaataggcttcatgtgctcataggaaggtggaagagactAGATAAGTCTCAAGTCTTGATctttatcatcaattttaactccaatagcttctaactcagcgacaatgccattgagaatgcttaaatgatctgaaatagctGTACTTTTACTCAtccgcagtgtatgaaactgctccttcaggtacacaTGATTTGAGACGCCCTTCGTCTGATACAATTCTTCAAGTTTTTTCCAGAATTCCTTTGTCatagatattccatgcacatttgcaagaacatttttaaCCAGGCACAGATGTATCGCAtttgctgttctcaaatccaaatcctcctaatcttcatcgctcattttagatctACTCATTTCACCAGTCGcactagtaccagtgctgacttcagttgttggtctgcccttcaataccttgtgtaatcctgattgaatcaagacatccttgacttgtacttgccacaagccaaaattgattctgacaagatttgaagatATATTTCCTGatattgctttgatgaatttactgtaaaaatgaatagtacctcactaagttaGTTATCAGGAAAGATTGGATGGTTATAATTgatacacttaaaatttccaatatcCTATACAGACCTCCTTAGACTATACGTATCCATATTACCACACCAAAATTCCATTTCTCAAAAAGAACCTAATGACTCTAATACTAATTGTTAAAAATTTGGATCTTCCAAATTCATCTCTTAAGAtataccctttgcaggaataacaagaaaaatagagaaataataacaacacaagaaatttacgtaaaaactccaaaacaggagaaaaattaCCAaatccagagaagaaaattcactatgtaaaaaattgttataatcacacaatttttctcctcattcCAAACACACTCACAAAATTATCCCACcaataaaactttaactttacacctattttatttttacaaaagaaccaatagaggaatttaattaaagttaaaaattactaaataaacTTTTAACTAGTACACTTAAGAGGCTaaacctcttatttataacttaacTTAATGCTTCTTTGTTTACATCCCACCTGTATGAGACTAAAAAGGAGCAATTAGTGAACATCTATCTTCTTTCTAATTTTGGCCCAACGATTGTTAAAGTGAACTCTCTATGTATTTATCCAAAACTTCTTTTTATTTACTCCAGCTTGGTAGATCTTAATTTGTTGAAATTCTCAAGCACGACCCGTTATTTCATATGTTTAACGATACAAATAGAAATACtttgacaataaataaatttcagcaaattaaatttataaacaaaataatacattaaattataaaattatttttatcttaaaataaatataaaattatatcaacttTTACTTCTCATTTGCATTACCAtcccaacaaaagaaaataaaaaatctttgattaaaaaattatttaataaattttttttgattaaaatataatataaaataatataattaattatattaatagaattaatagaatatataaaaataagaaaaaatgacTAGAGGtagaatttttgtaaaataaaatataacagcGGCTGCCACTGCCAGGTGCCACGCTCCAAGTCCAACCCTCTTATCCTCTCTACAGACTCCAATATTGTTCCTCAAGCCCTTTCTCGCTCCCTCACGCGCAACCAACGCATACACAAACAGATTCTCTTCTCGTTCAACTCGCTGCGTAACAATGGTGAGAGGTTCATCTCAGTCCCAATCGTCGTCTTCCTCGACCTCCAGGCCCGGACTCATGGCTCCGCGCGGTTCGGCTGCTGCGACGGCTGGCATGCGCCGTCGTCGGGTCGGCGCAGCTTCCACTACAGCCAGCTCTGGGGGGATCGGCGGCGGTTCTGGCCCCGGTGGCAACATGCTTAGGTTCTACACCGATGAAGCCCCCGGCTTGAAGATCTCACCGACCGTCGTTCTCGTCATGAGCCTCTGCTTCATCGGCTTTGTCACCGCCCTCCACGTTTTCGGCAAGCTTTATCGCCGATCCGGCGATGGAGCTTAGTTTTCTCTTTCGGATTCGCATACTTTCATTGTGGATCTTCGATCGTTCTTCTAGAGCCATAGCGATCTTCGGCTCCTGACTCGGTAACGGAAAACTGagttttctatttaattttgtCTCGTTCTGCTTTGTAAATCTTCGGGGACTTGCAGCCTAATATTTGCATTTCGTTTCTTTTTGGATTTATCAGTAAGGAAGCGAGGGAATCTTGGCCTTGCTTGATTTTCTATCATCTGGTTTTATTTGCTCAAAATTTCTCTGATCAAATCCTTTTAACAATGACGTGCGGCTTGATTTTTGGGTATAAGAATGTGTGCAATCTCATGGTTGAGCTAGATAATTTCGCTTGCTagtttttactttaatttttttgaccTATTTTAGATGTAGAGAATTTGAAGTACTGACGCTGATCGAATCATAAGTATATGACGGATATAATTTATGAAACAAGtttgataattataaatttataagacACCTGAAATGCATAAACAAGTTTGATAATTGTAAGATAACTGAAAtgcaactttattttttattttatgaacaaATACACCCCACATCATTTTGACACTGAAAAGATTCTTCTTTGTGCTTGGAAAAGATAACCAACCACCTGCTCCACCCTttcaaaaatagaagaaaatagaaaagtagAACTGCTCCATTCTCTGTTATGAAGAAAGAGAACAAATGCATGCCTAGTCTTGTTTGATGTTTTCTCTTAGATTTTGGTTCCTTGTTGTCGATCCAGTCTCCAATGGGGATGGTGACAGTGTAGATATGTAATTACGTAATTTTGCTGGGATTGGACAGAGAACAAAATGCAGTTTTCTCTTGTTCACAAGGTTCATGCTTGTTTTGCAGATAAATGGGTAAGTTGGGAGTCACACAAGCGCCCTgacaaggaaataaaaatgtcaaaattttTACTAGATGCTTAGAGTGTATGAGAACGTTCAAGTTATTTGGGTGGACCATATTGATGCATGTTTACTTGGTAAACCTTGGGGTTTGCATTCGGCAACTTGACTCAAATAAAATGAATGCtactgttttttgttttcctttcttttttcttgatgATTTAGTCTTGGAGAACAACAGGGACATGCAGCCAATTAGAAATCACATTACCCTTATAGCCAGTGCCATTGAGCAATAAAAGTGATTCTCTTTGAAAGTGTTGACCCACTAGGAAGGAAAAGGTTCATGAAAACTGAAAATTTCATGCGTAGACGAGTACTATACTTTGGGTAAACTTATATCCAAGTTTGATGGGTTATGTCACAAGATAGatggtttgcttgtttttacAAGAAAGATAGAGAACAAGACTCATTCTCTTTGTTAAATAAAGTTTTGTATTTTGAACAACATGGTGGTTGAAAGATGGTGTAGAGGATATAGTGGCCGGTATAAAATGGAAGCTACACAATTATACAGGGTTGTGAAGCTATATATGGTGAAGGGCGGTTGCATGAACCCATGCATTCATGGTGACGCGTGGTTCATGTGCTGGCGGTTGGAAACGGTAGAAGGGGTGGAACATAATACGAGGAGGAGAAGTGAGATGCGGAGGCTGGATGGCTGCAGGGTGCGTCATGTCAGACCTTCTTCCTCTTAGGTAAATAGAAGAAGTAAAAGTAAAACCGAAAGGAAACATACAAAACCTGATAAAATGGCCAAATTAAGAGTGTCCACCAAGCGTGAGGTGTTAGGGACCGACTCAAAGCTCCTACCTCCCCACGAGGTAGCGGGCTAGCGGCTTGCTGGACTTGGAGCTGGTAGAAGAGGGGCTGGGTGGGTGTCTATCCTTTTTAGGGAAGATGTCTTGTTCAGAATTTTGCTTAAAACCAGCAGTTTATCATTATGTTTAGTTGTTTGGTTGAGAAGCAACAAGCTCAAGAAAATTGCGGTGGAAGTGAAGCTACAGGTGAAAACAGATGCTGAATATTTCTCGAACTTTTGGAAAAGGGTGGCACTACAGTCACCGTTGAAAGCTAATGCTAGTGTATTTTAGTGTGTTTGTttagttatatgtatttttttaacatttatatatatatatatatttattaattttaaaaaattcacatcattaaaaaatcataagtaaaagaaaaaaaaagagaaaagagaaggaaaaatttagttgcaagcaATCTTGcacatcaatatatatacacatttaatGTAATTGGTaagaaagtaaattttattaaaaatagtattgatattattctttaaattttggtacgtacgtactaatatggatattaatattaattttttcatatttaaaatttaaattaatattatttttaataaaatttattttttaattaattatattaaattgatatacatattaatacaacttgcaattaaatttttctttattctcaaCGAACTCCGGCCTATCTGGGAGCATGTGACAATGACTTCAAgccgtttgttttcacaacccGCTAGAATGATGATACATTTATTACTCactaactattttttattattataatatatttaaaatttttatttttttattatttttaaatatatttttaacatccttaatgactaaaaaaaaaataaatataaaacttcattaataatcaattttttaaccattaagtaaataaaaaaattaaaaagaaaaattgtaaaaagatAGTAGAAGGGTAtagtctattattattttttttaatttatctcatctcatttaattattataatttttttaaaattttcatatgaaataaaataagtaatctatttttaaaaaaattatatattttaataatattttattatacttttaactttaatttcgAATAAGGTACGAAAACAAAGCTACATGAAATTTCGGCGATCGAACCCTACAAAGCTAGACGTGGGAAGAAAAGTTAATTGTACTAACTGAGATTTATACTTGTTTATCGAATGAAACCGACTAATTTCATGAAAAACTTAATGATAactaatcaaaattaaaattattataaaacgaattcatcatttatattttatttacacaAACTtacaatataagaaaaatatatttcaggTTTaacaaaaggataaaaaaaaattaaattaaaaaaataataaaataataatttttataaatatatttttttgaaattattctgTGGCTAAAACCATTTTTATAGCgcaatgttttctttttgagtGTTTGGACGGAGGTGAACCCGCGAAAATAGATGATTTTGTCCACGCTGTTGGCTGTCTCTTCCCTCTGCAGACCGCTCTCGACGCTCCATGTTTCGAATGGCCACAGCGACATCCGAATACCCCGAGAAACAGAAAGGAACAACCATGCCAGAAATGTCTAATCGGGAATATCAAcgacttctcttgggagagcAACGTTTGGCTGAACAATTTTCCCCGAAGAAAAAGTGAAACTCTGGAAAAATGAGCGTGATTGACATTCTCTTCCGCGTCGACGAGATATGCAAGAAGTACGAAAAGTATGATATTGAAAAGCAGCGCGAGCTCAACGCCTACGGAGACGATGCCTTCGCTCGCCTCTACGCCTTCGTCGAATCTGAAATTAAAGCGGCTCTTCAGGTACGAGTTCTCCTCCCTccactcttattttttaattaattatctttgtttatttatgttttctttaGCATTTGCCTCCTCTTTGTTCGTACTGTCCAAAAAGTCGAATGCAGCCAAGAATTGTATTTGAAGAGAAATAAAtttaaggaaaaagaaagaagatatgGGTTCATTTTTGaagtattttcattttattttgtcttttctttGGAATTTGAgactatattttttaattttgcaatTCAATTAAACATAAAGAAATCCGAGATGGCTTCAACGGAGAACAACAGAGCATCTGCAGCTGCGTTAAACGCCGAGGTTCGTCGTACCAAGGCTCGATTAATGGACGAAGTTCCAAAGCTGCGGAAATTGGCTCTAAAGAAGGTGAATCTACTTGATTTTCATCTTTGCTCCAAAAGTTATATGTGCAAGTTTGAAATTTTGGAGCTGCGATTTGTTCCGTTTATACGTCTCGTTCTGGTAATGTGTTTTATCGTTTACGTAGTTTGTTACTATAGTTCCTGTTACAAATCtgaaactcattttaatttggtgcaaattatcatttttttttttgtttttttattttggatcGCAGCGGATGCTAACTGCTAAAACTATGCGATAATACTTCCAAATTTATGTTTGTAACTACAAGATTGTATAGGCTATGGCTTGTTAACTGCTAAAGCTATATAATGATACCTCCGAATCAAGTATATGTACCCCATCAATACCAAGGAATCACGACGGTACTAATATTCTATAAGGGACAAAATTATCCATCAATGCTGAAGGATCATGATACTAAACTACAAATATTAAGAGAATCCAGATGCAAACAGACTTCAAACTATTAGGACTCCACCAAAATAGAATAAGAAGGACGAGGAAGCATATGATGGTTTTAGTATACAGCTTTTATTTTGGAGCATAAGAGAGCTCTTCCATTTTGTTTTACTTTGCCAGTACAGCATCCCTGGAGTCCTTATAAGTCTTGGAGCTTCTTTGTTTCTGCTTAGGCACTGTCAATAGCAATGTGTCCTGCTTTCATACAATGAAATACGTAACGATCTCCCTCTTGCATCTTAAAGTCTTTTCCATACAGTAGACAACCAAGAAAGTCCCTGCTACACTCACCTAGGCATAACTATGGCTACCCCTTTCTTATTGTACCTTGAGTACACTGATAGTGCCAGTAACCCTTTTGCTCGGCCATTCCACTTTTGGCTAATGTGGTATTACTTTTACAACACCATTATGAAACCTAACCAACGTGCCTAAAGCCTCATTGTTGATGGGTTTCATGAATTAACTTTTTAGGAGTAACAGTGGTATGATTCAATGGCCATTATACTTTGCAAACCCCATGGTCATGATATTTGGGCATACACTGACGCCTTTAGGTCGCATACTGGACCGTTCAGTTGTTTGTAATATTGACCATTTGCAAATGATGGTAATGGTTCTTTTCTCTTgacattgattttaatttttgccAACTGTGACATCcttctaaataaatttttaaacttGTTAAATTTGTATTAACAATGATCTGATAAAACAGGTTAAAGGGCTTTCAAAAGAAGATCTAGCCACACGTGATGATCTAGTTCTTGCACTACCTGAGAGGATTCAAGCAATTTCTGATGGAATCACAACTGCAGCAAAGCGCACAGGAGGATGGACAGCTTCATCATCCCATAAGAATATCACGTTTGACTCATCAGGTGACAAGTGCTTCTGTTACTCTTTTCTGGTGGcagaaattttattgaatatgagTATTTCAATTGATTGTTAATGCTTGCTTGTTTCACTACAAACTACAGATGGAAATTTTGACAATGATTTTTTTCATCAAACTGAAGAATCAAATCAATTTAGACAAGAATATGAAATGCGGAAAATGAAACAGGCATGTAAGATTTCTTACTGATTTCTTGATGTCTATCCTTTAGATGGAAGGCCACAGTTGATGATTTGATCCAGCTTCTGCTTTTTTGTCATTTACATCTCCGAAATCTcatgtttttatatatgtaaattgcACAGGACCAAGGTCTTGATATCATATCAGAAGGATTGGATACGCTAAAAAATTTGGCTCAAGATATGAATGAGGTTGTTACTGGGCTTAAGTTGAGTTTAATGAGGCTGGTAGAAGAACAGAGATTAATcagtttttttcctcttttttttcctatatatgTTCAGGAATTGGACAGGCAAGTTCCATTAATTGATGAGATTGACACAAAGGTGAAAAGTTTATCACTTCAGTCTGAACTTTGTCTTTCCAATCAGA includes:
- the LOC122290735 gene encoding protein transport protein Sec61 subunit beta-like, which gives rise to MVRGSSQSQSSSSSTSRPGLMAPRGSAAATAGMRRRRVGAASTTASSGGIGGGSGPGGNMLRFYTDEAPGLKISPTVVLVMSLCFIGFVTALHVFGKLYRRSGDGA
- the LOC122291254 gene encoding syntaxin-71-like, translated to MSVIDILFRVDEICKKYEKYDIEKQRELNAYGDDAFARLYAFVESEIKAALQKSEMASTENNRASAAALNAEVRRTKARLMDEVPKLRKLALKKVKGLSKEDLATRDDLVLALPERIQAISDGITTAAKRTGGWTASSSHKNITFDSSDGNFDNDFFHQTEESNQFRQEYEMRKMKQDQGLDIISEGLDTLKNLAQDMNEELDRQVPLIDEIDTKADRVTSEIRNTNVRLKKTLTQLRSSRNFLIDIVLLCIILGIASYLYNILR